A genomic window from Labrus bergylta chromosome 7, fLabBer1.1, whole genome shotgun sequence includes:
- the srpk2 gene encoding SRSF protein kinase 2 isoform X6, translated as MSSRKVMAIQARKRRPKGKKDRTGHNRRPETQQKAPLSAPPPPPPPPPPPEPAGPPEPEEEILGSDDEEQEDPADYCKGGYHPVKIGDLFNGRYHVIRKLGWGHFSTVWLCWDIQVKNFVAMKVVKSAQHYTETALDEIKLLRCVRESDPNDPNKDMVVQLIDDFKISGVNGIHVCMVFEVLGHHLLKWIIKSNYQGLPLPCVKSIIRQVLQGLDYLHTKCKIIHTDIKPENILMCVDDTFVRRMAMEATEWQKAGAPPPSGSAVSTAPQLKPVGKISKNKKKKLKKKQKRQAELLERRMLEIEALEREAEKKDERAKDGGEKGDHEHNPPSPHKKTPPPIGPSMALGESDDDDEEEEDDEEEEEGEKERPIRLTNHTCAAPPQEQSEAPNIPEDNPDEEVEEEEEDEDEEEEDEEEDEEEEEEEELTPIAEQETPIPPKTEQGNGDHTQTEEEGEEGEKEEFKGVEDGTEKEVAEEKEEQEEEEEEEEEDDEEEEEEEEEEEEEEEEEKKKKETEKEEKEKEEPKSEGQTEEKAEVEEESKEKEGEDEEEEEEEEEDDDDEEDDDTTADLITLSTSPIKPDNNKSNSVKSNSVKTNGHVLLGSEGLKPNPGIPPTPSPTPEPLLCPLVESELSYTDRDNSLSSGYEMHNGEVSEMGLTNGSSDRHRAIMPIFPDLPLDPLPGNPISLGMADIGAGLLTNSPTADRSRTVSSSSTGDTPKVRARAADLLINPLDPRNAESIRVKIADLGNACWVHKHFTEDIQTRQYRSIEVLIGAGYSTPADIWSTACMAFELATGDYLFEPHSGEDYSRDEDHIAHIIELLGCIPRHFALSGKYSREFFNRRGELRHITKLKPWSLFDVLVEKYGWAHEDAGHFTHFLLPMLEMVPEKRASAGECLNHPWINS; from the exons GCCTGAGACCCAGCAGAAAGCCCCGTTGAGTGCCCCTCCTCCCCCGCCACCCCCTCCGCCTCCCCCTGAGCCGGCAGGGCCCCCGGAGCCGGAGGAGGAGATCCTGGGCTCCGACgatgaggagcaggaggacCCCGCAGACTACTGCAAAG GAGGGTACCATCCGGTGAAGATCGGGGATTTGTTCAACGGGCGGTACCATGTGATCAGGAAGCTGGGGTGGGGCCACTTCTCCACCGTATGGCTGTGCTGGGACATACA AGTGAAGAACTTTGTGGCCATGAAGGTGGTGAAGAGCGCCCAGCATTACACAGAGACGGCCCTGGATGAGATCAAGCTGCTGCGATGT GTCAGAGAGAGCGACCCAAACGACCCCAACAAAGACATGGTGGTCCAGCTGATAGATGACTTTAAGATCTCTGGAGTCAACGGCATAC ATGTGTGTATGGTGTTTGAGGTACTCGGTCACCACCTGCTGAAGTGGATTATTAAATCCAACTACCAAGGTCTGCCGCTGCCGTGTGTGAAGAGCATCATCAGACag GTCTTGCAGGGTCTGGACTACCTCCACACTAAATGTAAAATCATCCACACAGACATCAAGCCAGAGAACATCCTGATGTGTGTAGATGACACCTTCGTTAGACGCATGGCCATGGAGGCTACCGAATGGCAGAAAGCTGGagctccccctccctctggatcagcag ttagCACAGCCCCCCAGCTCAAACCG GTGGGAAAGATCTccaagaacaagaagaagaagctgaagaagaagcagaagcgTCAGGCCGAGCTGCTGGAGAGGCGTATGCTGGAGATCGAAGCCctggagagagaggcagagaagaagGACGAACGAGCCAAAGACGGGGGAGAGAAAGGGGACCATGAACACAACCCGCCTTCGCCCCACAAGAAGACACCGCCGCCGATAGGACCCAGCATGGCCCTGGGAGAGagcgatgatgatgatgaggaggaggaggacgatgaggaggaggaggaaggggagaagGAGAGGCCCATCAGGTTGACAAATCATACAT GTGCAGCGCCTCCCCAGGAACAGAGCGAGGCTCCTAACATCCCTGAAGACAACCCCGAtgaggaggtggaagaggaggaggaggatgaggatgaggaggaggaggatgaggaggaggatgaggaggaggaagaagaagaggagctcACTCCTATTGCTGAACAAGAGACCCCAATTCCCCCTAAAACAGAACAAGGTAATGGAGATCATAcgcagacagaagaagaaggcgaggagggggagaaggaggaaTTCAAAGGGGTAGAGGATGGGACTGAGAAAGAGGTagcagaggagaaagaagagcaggaggaggaggaggaagaggaggaagaagatgatgaggaggaggaggaggaggaagaagaggaggaggaggaggaggaggaggagaagaagaagaaagagactgaaaaagaggagaaggagaaagaggagccAAAGAGTGAAGGCCAAACAGAGGAGAAGGCAGAGGTAGAAGAGGAGTCAAAGGAGAAGGaaggggaggatgaggaggaagaggaagaggaggaggaggacgacgacGACGAGGAAGATGACGATACAACGGCAGACCTCATCACATTGAGCACCTCCCCCATCAAAcctgacaacaacaaaagcaatTCGGTCAAAAGCAATTCGGTCAAAACCAACGGTCACGTTTTGTTGGGATCTGAGGGACTAAAACCAAACCCTGGCATTCCTCCTACTCCTTCCCCAACCCCTGAGCCTCTCctctgccccctggtggagtCTGAGCTCAGCTACACGGACAGGGACAACTCTCTCAGCTCTGGTTATGAGATGCACAACGGTGAGGTGAGTGAGATGGGGCTGACCAACGGCTCCAGTGATCGCCACCGGGCCATAATGCCCATCTTCCCCGACCTGCCCCTGGATCCTTTGCCAGGAAACCCCATTTCTCTTGGAATGGCGGACATTGGAGCAGGGCTGTTGACCAACAGCCCGACCGCTGACCGCAGTCGCACTGTGTCGTCCTCAAGCACGGGGGACACACCCAAAG TCCGGGCCAGAGCTGCAGACCTCTTGATCAACCCACTCGACCCACGAAACGCTGAATCTATTCGAGTCAAAATCGCTGATCTTGGAAATGCCTGTTGGGTG CACAAGCACTTTACCGAGGACATCCAGACGAGACAGTATCGTTCCATTGAAGTCCTGATAGGAGCTGGTTACAGCACTCCTGCAGACATCTGGAGCACTGCCTGCATG GCCTTTGAACTGGCGACTGGAGATTACTTGTTTGAGCCTCACTCTGGAGAAGACTACTCTCGTGATGAGG ACCACATAGCTCACATCATTGAGCTGCTGGGCTGTATTCCGAGGCACTTTGCACTCTCCGGAAAATATTCCCGGGAGTTCTTCAACAGAAGAG
- the srpk2 gene encoding SRSF protein kinase 2 isoform X3 codes for MELNSSLTTKKKWSLALCVLRLRHGALRNRPETQQKAPLSAPPPPPPPPPPPEPAGPPEPEEEILGSDDEEQEDPADYCKGGYHPVKIGDLFNGRYHVIRKLGWGHFSTVWLCWDIQVKNFVAMKVVKSAQHYTETALDEIKLLRCVRESDPNDPNKDMVVQLIDDFKISGVNGIHVCMVFEVLGHHLLKWIIKSNYQGLPLPCVKSIIRQVLQGLDYLHTKCKIIHTDIKPENILMCVDDTFVRRMAMEATEWQKAGAPPPSGSAVSTAPQLKPVSTTDVGKISKNKKKKLKKKQKRQAELLERRMLEIEALEREAEKKDERAKDGGEKGDHEHNPPSPHKKTPPPIGPSMALGESDDDDEEEEDDEEEEEGEKERPIRLTNHTCAAPPQEQSEAPNIPEDNPDEEVEEEEEDEDEEEEDEEEDEEEEEEEELTPIAEQETPIPPKTEQGNGDHTQTEEEGEEGEKEEFKGVEDGTEKEVAEEKEEQEEEEEEEEEDDEEEEEEEEEEEEEEEEEKKKKETEKEEKEKEEPKSEGQTEEKAEVEEESKEKEGEDEEEEEEEEEDDDDEEDDDTTADLITLSTSPIKPDNNKSNSVKSNSVKTNGHVLLGSEGLKPNPGIPPTPSPTPEPLLCPLVESELSYTDRDNSLSSGYEMHNGEVSEMGLTNGSSDRHRAIMPIFPDLPLDPLPGNPISLGMADIGAGLLTNSPTADRSRTVSSSSTGDTPKVRARAADLLINPLDPRNAESIRVKIADLGNACWVHKHFTEDIQTRQYRSIEVLIGAGYSTPADIWSTACMAFELATGDYLFEPHSGEDYSRDEDHIAHIIELLGCIPRHFALSGKYSREFFNRRGELRHITKLKPWSLFDVLVEKYGWAHEDAGHFTHFLLPMLEMVPEKRASAGECLNHPWINS; via the exons GCCTGAGACCCAGCAGAAAGCCCCGTTGAGTGCCCCTCCTCCCCCGCCACCCCCTCCGCCTCCCCCTGAGCCGGCAGGGCCCCCGGAGCCGGAGGAGGAGATCCTGGGCTCCGACgatgaggagcaggaggacCCCGCAGACTACTGCAAAG GAGGGTACCATCCGGTGAAGATCGGGGATTTGTTCAACGGGCGGTACCATGTGATCAGGAAGCTGGGGTGGGGCCACTTCTCCACCGTATGGCTGTGCTGGGACATACA AGTGAAGAACTTTGTGGCCATGAAGGTGGTGAAGAGCGCCCAGCATTACACAGAGACGGCCCTGGATGAGATCAAGCTGCTGCGATGT GTCAGAGAGAGCGACCCAAACGACCCCAACAAAGACATGGTGGTCCAGCTGATAGATGACTTTAAGATCTCTGGAGTCAACGGCATAC ATGTGTGTATGGTGTTTGAGGTACTCGGTCACCACCTGCTGAAGTGGATTATTAAATCCAACTACCAAGGTCTGCCGCTGCCGTGTGTGAAGAGCATCATCAGACag GTCTTGCAGGGTCTGGACTACCTCCACACTAAATGTAAAATCATCCACACAGACATCAAGCCAGAGAACATCCTGATGTGTGTAGATGACACCTTCGTTAGACGCATGGCCATGGAGGCTACCGAATGGCAGAAAGCTGGagctccccctccctctggatcagcag ttagCACAGCCCCCCAGCTCAAACCGGTGAGTACAACAGAT GTGGGAAAGATCTccaagaacaagaagaagaagctgaagaagaagcagaagcgTCAGGCCGAGCTGCTGGAGAGGCGTATGCTGGAGATCGAAGCCctggagagagaggcagagaagaagGACGAACGAGCCAAAGACGGGGGAGAGAAAGGGGACCATGAACACAACCCGCCTTCGCCCCACAAGAAGACACCGCCGCCGATAGGACCCAGCATGGCCCTGGGAGAGagcgatgatgatgatgaggaggaggaggacgatgaggaggaggaggaaggggagaagGAGAGGCCCATCAGGTTGACAAATCATACAT GTGCAGCGCCTCCCCAGGAACAGAGCGAGGCTCCTAACATCCCTGAAGACAACCCCGAtgaggaggtggaagaggaggaggaggatgaggatgaggaggaggaggatgaggaggaggatgaggaggaggaagaagaagaggagctcACTCCTATTGCTGAACAAGAGACCCCAATTCCCCCTAAAACAGAACAAGGTAATGGAGATCATAcgcagacagaagaagaaggcgaggagggggagaaggaggaaTTCAAAGGGGTAGAGGATGGGACTGAGAAAGAGGTagcagaggagaaagaagagcaggaggaggaggaggaagaggaggaagaagatgatgaggaggaggaggaggaggaagaagaggaggaggaggaggaggaggaggagaagaagaagaaagagactgaaaaagaggagaaggagaaagaggagccAAAGAGTGAAGGCCAAACAGAGGAGAAGGCAGAGGTAGAAGAGGAGTCAAAGGAGAAGGaaggggaggatgaggaggaagaggaagaggaggaggaggacgacgacGACGAGGAAGATGACGATACAACGGCAGACCTCATCACATTGAGCACCTCCCCCATCAAAcctgacaacaacaaaagcaatTCGGTCAAAAGCAATTCGGTCAAAACCAACGGTCACGTTTTGTTGGGATCTGAGGGACTAAAACCAAACCCTGGCATTCCTCCTACTCCTTCCCCAACCCCTGAGCCTCTCctctgccccctggtggagtCTGAGCTCAGCTACACGGACAGGGACAACTCTCTCAGCTCTGGTTATGAGATGCACAACGGTGAGGTGAGTGAGATGGGGCTGACCAACGGCTCCAGTGATCGCCACCGGGCCATAATGCCCATCTTCCCCGACCTGCCCCTGGATCCTTTGCCAGGAAACCCCATTTCTCTTGGAATGGCGGACATTGGAGCAGGGCTGTTGACCAACAGCCCGACCGCTGACCGCAGTCGCACTGTGTCGTCCTCAAGCACGGGGGACACACCCAAAG TCCGGGCCAGAGCTGCAGACCTCTTGATCAACCCACTCGACCCACGAAACGCTGAATCTATTCGAGTCAAAATCGCTGATCTTGGAAATGCCTGTTGGGTG CACAAGCACTTTACCGAGGACATCCAGACGAGACAGTATCGTTCCATTGAAGTCCTGATAGGAGCTGGTTACAGCACTCCTGCAGACATCTGGAGCACTGCCTGCATG GCCTTTGAACTGGCGACTGGAGATTACTTGTTTGAGCCTCACTCTGGAGAAGACTACTCTCGTGATGAGG ACCACATAGCTCACATCATTGAGCTGCTGGGCTGTATTCCGAGGCACTTTGCACTCTCCGGAAAATATTCCCGGGAGTTCTTCAACAGAAGAG
- the srpk2 gene encoding SRSF protein kinase 2 isoform X7: MSVNSEKSSSPERPETQQKAPLSAPPPPPPPPPPPEPAGPPEPEEEILGSDDEEQEDPADYCKGGYHPVKIGDLFNGRYHVIRKLGWGHFSTVWLCWDIQVKNFVAMKVVKSAQHYTETALDEIKLLRCVRESDPNDPNKDMVVQLIDDFKISGVNGIHVCMVFEVLGHHLLKWIIKSNYQGLPLPCVKSIIRQVLQGLDYLHTKCKIIHTDIKPENILMCVDDTFVRRMAMEATEWQKAGAPPPSGSAVSTAPQLKPVSTTDVGKISKNKKKKLKKKQKRQAELLERRMLEIEALEREAEKKDERAKDGGEKGDHEHNPPSPHKKTPPPIGPSMALGESDDDDEEEEDDEEEEEGEKERPIRLTNHTCAAPPQEQSEAPNIPEDNPDEEVEEEEEDEDEEEEDEEEDEEEEEEEELTPIAEQETPIPPKTEQGNGDHTQTEEEGEEGEKEEFKGVEDGTEKEVAEEKEEQEEEEEEEEEDDEEEEEEEEEEEEEEEEEKKKKETEKEEKEKEEPKSEGQTEEKAEVEEESKEKEGEDEEEEEEEEEDDDDEEDDDTTADLITLSTSPIKPDNNKSNSVKSNSVKTNGHVLLGSEGLKPNPGIPPTPSPTPEPLLCPLVESELSYTDRDNSLSSGYEMHNGEVSEMGLTNGSSDRHRAIMPIFPDLPLDPLPGNPISLGMADIGAGLLTNSPTADRSRTVSSSSTGDTPKVRARAADLLINPLDPRNAESIRVKIADLGNACWVHKHFTEDIQTRQYRSIEVLIGAGYSTPADIWSTACMAFELATGDYLFEPHSGEDYSRDEDHIAHIIELLGCIPRHFALSGKYSREFFNRRGELRHITKLKPWSLFDVLVEKYGWAHEDAGHFTHFLLPMLEMVPEKRASAGECLNHPWINS, from the exons GCCTGAGACCCAGCAGAAAGCCCCGTTGAGTGCCCCTCCTCCCCCGCCACCCCCTCCGCCTCCCCCTGAGCCGGCAGGGCCCCCGGAGCCGGAGGAGGAGATCCTGGGCTCCGACgatgaggagcaggaggacCCCGCAGACTACTGCAAAG GAGGGTACCATCCGGTGAAGATCGGGGATTTGTTCAACGGGCGGTACCATGTGATCAGGAAGCTGGGGTGGGGCCACTTCTCCACCGTATGGCTGTGCTGGGACATACA AGTGAAGAACTTTGTGGCCATGAAGGTGGTGAAGAGCGCCCAGCATTACACAGAGACGGCCCTGGATGAGATCAAGCTGCTGCGATGT GTCAGAGAGAGCGACCCAAACGACCCCAACAAAGACATGGTGGTCCAGCTGATAGATGACTTTAAGATCTCTGGAGTCAACGGCATAC ATGTGTGTATGGTGTTTGAGGTACTCGGTCACCACCTGCTGAAGTGGATTATTAAATCCAACTACCAAGGTCTGCCGCTGCCGTGTGTGAAGAGCATCATCAGACag GTCTTGCAGGGTCTGGACTACCTCCACACTAAATGTAAAATCATCCACACAGACATCAAGCCAGAGAACATCCTGATGTGTGTAGATGACACCTTCGTTAGACGCATGGCCATGGAGGCTACCGAATGGCAGAAAGCTGGagctccccctccctctggatcagcag ttagCACAGCCCCCCAGCTCAAACCGGTGAGTACAACAGAT GTGGGAAAGATCTccaagaacaagaagaagaagctgaagaagaagcagaagcgTCAGGCCGAGCTGCTGGAGAGGCGTATGCTGGAGATCGAAGCCctggagagagaggcagagaagaagGACGAACGAGCCAAAGACGGGGGAGAGAAAGGGGACCATGAACACAACCCGCCTTCGCCCCACAAGAAGACACCGCCGCCGATAGGACCCAGCATGGCCCTGGGAGAGagcgatgatgatgatgaggaggaggaggacgatgaggaggaggaggaaggggagaagGAGAGGCCCATCAGGTTGACAAATCATACAT GTGCAGCGCCTCCCCAGGAACAGAGCGAGGCTCCTAACATCCCTGAAGACAACCCCGAtgaggaggtggaagaggaggaggaggatgaggatgaggaggaggaggatgaggaggaggatgaggaggaggaagaagaagaggagctcACTCCTATTGCTGAACAAGAGACCCCAATTCCCCCTAAAACAGAACAAGGTAATGGAGATCATAcgcagacagaagaagaaggcgaggagggggagaaggaggaaTTCAAAGGGGTAGAGGATGGGACTGAGAAAGAGGTagcagaggagaaagaagagcaggaggaggaggaggaagaggaggaagaagatgatgaggaggaggaggaggaggaagaagaggaggaggaggaggaggaggaggagaagaagaagaaagagactgaaaaagaggagaaggagaaagaggagccAAAGAGTGAAGGCCAAACAGAGGAGAAGGCAGAGGTAGAAGAGGAGTCAAAGGAGAAGGaaggggaggatgaggaggaagaggaagaggaggaggaggacgacgacGACGAGGAAGATGACGATACAACGGCAGACCTCATCACATTGAGCACCTCCCCCATCAAAcctgacaacaacaaaagcaatTCGGTCAAAAGCAATTCGGTCAAAACCAACGGTCACGTTTTGTTGGGATCTGAGGGACTAAAACCAAACCCTGGCATTCCTCCTACTCCTTCCCCAACCCCTGAGCCTCTCctctgccccctggtggagtCTGAGCTCAGCTACACGGACAGGGACAACTCTCTCAGCTCTGGTTATGAGATGCACAACGGTGAGGTGAGTGAGATGGGGCTGACCAACGGCTCCAGTGATCGCCACCGGGCCATAATGCCCATCTTCCCCGACCTGCCCCTGGATCCTTTGCCAGGAAACCCCATTTCTCTTGGAATGGCGGACATTGGAGCAGGGCTGTTGACCAACAGCCCGACCGCTGACCGCAGTCGCACTGTGTCGTCCTCAAGCACGGGGGACACACCCAAAG TCCGGGCCAGAGCTGCAGACCTCTTGATCAACCCACTCGACCCACGAAACGCTGAATCTATTCGAGTCAAAATCGCTGATCTTGGAAATGCCTGTTGGGTG CACAAGCACTTTACCGAGGACATCCAGACGAGACAGTATCGTTCCATTGAAGTCCTGATAGGAGCTGGTTACAGCACTCCTGCAGACATCTGGAGCACTGCCTGCATG GCCTTTGAACTGGCGACTGGAGATTACTTGTTTGAGCCTCACTCTGGAGAAGACTACTCTCGTGATGAGG ACCACATAGCTCACATCATTGAGCTGCTGGGCTGTATTCCGAGGCACTTTGCACTCTCCGGAAAATATTCCCGGGAGTTCTTCAACAGAAGAG
- the srpk2 gene encoding SRSF protein kinase 2 isoform X5 encodes MSSRKVMAIQARKRRPKGKKDRTGHNRRPETQQKAPLSAPPPPPPPPPPPEPAGPPEPEEEILGSDDEEQEDPADYCKGGYHPVKIGDLFNGRYHVIRKLGWGHFSTVWLCWDIQVKNFVAMKVVKSAQHYTETALDEIKLLRCVRESDPNDPNKDMVVQLIDDFKISGVNGIHVCMVFEVLGHHLLKWIIKSNYQGLPLPCVKSIIRQVLQGLDYLHTKCKIIHTDIKPENILMCVDDTFVRRMAMEATEWQKAGAPPPSGSAVSTAPQLKPVSTTDVGKISKNKKKKLKKKQKRQAELLERRMLEIEALEREAEKKDERAKDGGEKGDHEHNPPSPHKKTPPPIGPSMALGESDDDDEEEEDDEEEEEGEKERPIRLTNHTCAAPPQEQSEAPNIPEDNPDEEVEEEEEDEDEEEEDEEEDEEEEEEEELTPIAEQETPIPPKTEQGNGDHTQTEEEGEEGEKEEFKGVEDGTEKEVAEEKEEQEEEEEEEEEDDEEEEEEEEEEEEEEEEEKKKKETEKEEKEKEEPKSEGQTEEKAEVEEESKEKEGEDEEEEEEEEEDDDDEEDDDTTADLITLSTSPIKPDNNKSNSVKSNSVKTNGHVLLGSEGLKPNPGIPPTPSPTPEPLLCPLVESELSYTDRDNSLSSGYEMHNGEVSEMGLTNGSSDRHRAIMPIFPDLPLDPLPGNPISLGMADIGAGLLTNSPTADRSRTVSSSSTGDTPKVRARAADLLINPLDPRNAESIRVKIADLGNACWVHKHFTEDIQTRQYRSIEVLIGAGYSTPADIWSTACMAFELATGDYLFEPHSGEDYSRDEDHIAHIIELLGCIPRHFALSGKYSREFFNRRGELRHITKLKPWSLFDVLVEKYGWAHEDAGHFTHFLLPMLEMVPEKRASAGECLNHPWINS; translated from the exons GCCTGAGACCCAGCAGAAAGCCCCGTTGAGTGCCCCTCCTCCCCCGCCACCCCCTCCGCCTCCCCCTGAGCCGGCAGGGCCCCCGGAGCCGGAGGAGGAGATCCTGGGCTCCGACgatgaggagcaggaggacCCCGCAGACTACTGCAAAG GAGGGTACCATCCGGTGAAGATCGGGGATTTGTTCAACGGGCGGTACCATGTGATCAGGAAGCTGGGGTGGGGCCACTTCTCCACCGTATGGCTGTGCTGGGACATACA AGTGAAGAACTTTGTGGCCATGAAGGTGGTGAAGAGCGCCCAGCATTACACAGAGACGGCCCTGGATGAGATCAAGCTGCTGCGATGT GTCAGAGAGAGCGACCCAAACGACCCCAACAAAGACATGGTGGTCCAGCTGATAGATGACTTTAAGATCTCTGGAGTCAACGGCATAC ATGTGTGTATGGTGTTTGAGGTACTCGGTCACCACCTGCTGAAGTGGATTATTAAATCCAACTACCAAGGTCTGCCGCTGCCGTGTGTGAAGAGCATCATCAGACag GTCTTGCAGGGTCTGGACTACCTCCACACTAAATGTAAAATCATCCACACAGACATCAAGCCAGAGAACATCCTGATGTGTGTAGATGACACCTTCGTTAGACGCATGGCCATGGAGGCTACCGAATGGCAGAAAGCTGGagctccccctccctctggatcagcag ttagCACAGCCCCCCAGCTCAAACCGGTGAGTACAACAGAT GTGGGAAAGATCTccaagaacaagaagaagaagctgaagaagaagcagaagcgTCAGGCCGAGCTGCTGGAGAGGCGTATGCTGGAGATCGAAGCCctggagagagaggcagagaagaagGACGAACGAGCCAAAGACGGGGGAGAGAAAGGGGACCATGAACACAACCCGCCTTCGCCCCACAAGAAGACACCGCCGCCGATAGGACCCAGCATGGCCCTGGGAGAGagcgatgatgatgatgaggaggaggaggacgatgaggaggaggaggaaggggagaagGAGAGGCCCATCAGGTTGACAAATCATACAT GTGCAGCGCCTCCCCAGGAACAGAGCGAGGCTCCTAACATCCCTGAAGACAACCCCGAtgaggaggtggaagaggaggaggaggatgaggatgaggaggaggaggatgaggaggaggatgaggaggaggaagaagaagaggagctcACTCCTATTGCTGAACAAGAGACCCCAATTCCCCCTAAAACAGAACAAGGTAATGGAGATCATAcgcagacagaagaagaaggcgaggagggggagaaggaggaaTTCAAAGGGGTAGAGGATGGGACTGAGAAAGAGGTagcagaggagaaagaagagcaggaggaggaggaggaagaggaggaagaagatgatgaggaggaggaggaggaggaagaagaggaggaggaggaggaggaggaggagaagaagaagaaagagactgaaaaagaggagaaggagaaagaggagccAAAGAGTGAAGGCCAAACAGAGGAGAAGGCAGAGGTAGAAGAGGAGTCAAAGGAGAAGGaaggggaggatgaggaggaagaggaagaggaggaggaggacgacgacGACGAGGAAGATGACGATACAACGGCAGACCTCATCACATTGAGCACCTCCCCCATCAAAcctgacaacaacaaaagcaatTCGGTCAAAAGCAATTCGGTCAAAACCAACGGTCACGTTTTGTTGGGATCTGAGGGACTAAAACCAAACCCTGGCATTCCTCCTACTCCTTCCCCAACCCCTGAGCCTCTCctctgccccctggtggagtCTGAGCTCAGCTACACGGACAGGGACAACTCTCTCAGCTCTGGTTATGAGATGCACAACGGTGAGGTGAGTGAGATGGGGCTGACCAACGGCTCCAGTGATCGCCACCGGGCCATAATGCCCATCTTCCCCGACCTGCCCCTGGATCCTTTGCCAGGAAACCCCATTTCTCTTGGAATGGCGGACATTGGAGCAGGGCTGTTGACCAACAGCCCGACCGCTGACCGCAGTCGCACTGTGTCGTCCTCAAGCACGGGGGACACACCCAAAG TCCGGGCCAGAGCTGCAGACCTCTTGATCAACCCACTCGACCCACGAAACGCTGAATCTATTCGAGTCAAAATCGCTGATCTTGGAAATGCCTGTTGGGTG CACAAGCACTTTACCGAGGACATCCAGACGAGACAGTATCGTTCCATTGAAGTCCTGATAGGAGCTGGTTACAGCACTCCTGCAGACATCTGGAGCACTGCCTGCATG GCCTTTGAACTGGCGACTGGAGATTACTTGTTTGAGCCTCACTCTGGAGAAGACTACTCTCGTGATGAGG ACCACATAGCTCACATCATTGAGCTGCTGGGCTGTATTCCGAGGCACTTTGCACTCTCCGGAAAATATTCCCGGGAGTTCTTCAACAGAAGAG